One part of the Xiphophorus maculatus strain JP 163 A chromosome 1, X_maculatus-5.0-male, whole genome shotgun sequence genome encodes these proteins:
- the plekhm2 gene encoding pleckstrin homology domain-containing family M member 2 isoform X4: protein MDQLKVKDRILENISMSVKKLQSYFAACEDETPAIRNHDRVLQRLCEHLDHALLYGLQDISSGYWVLVVHFTRREAVRQIDELQHIATNLGRSRAWLYLALSESSLESYLRLFQENQGLLQKYYFKNALVCSHDHLTLFLTLVSGLEFIRFDLELDVPYLDVAPYMPEYYKPHNLLDFEERLPSSDSLSLHSFTSLTSTNLEWDDSAIAPSSEEGDLTDQASCPRSTGSDPQTVVSDTVVVTSTAVGKTVARLSPNSPTSRHNPFNEDSDTNTSADVTPVHAASRRNTTEDETEVNGNELEVIRMAKRKKPAKKRRGRGSTDSSSSIHASLSSEHEENHSMSQEVDSINSTVALLDSEGEQSRSRVGSAIAEEGGEEGVEGLLRLPEMTDTSMDTVGQPLRDVMERLNGSWVPPEEQDHNQSCDQRSLTPVQQPFRNDSEGKPPDPTPQETFDSSLADRPDCLQTSSVSADLRCITTDSTDSADTSGGHNDSTEQSQSQTLSGSLEDEEEAEEPAGRKLHMKEEEEEETVEGDSAGRTSVTEETEQQEKLSPSEISHPAEFKVDNNHLLLLMIHVFRENEEQLFRMLRMSTGHMEGDLQPLYLLLTDCYIYLLRKGAAEKPYTVEDAVSYNELDYLSVGLDQQTIALVCTNRRRKFLLDTADGSLTVWFLSVLKSAMVHGCREPPYPAVLTDATMEKLALNKFVSQECHCEVSEVSIQLYSLVHWEDPMDMTMSPQGGTPTSGVPSNIKEGSLQYRAGITYLGKEMWKSCYVILGKGILYLYAERTDVTPLMSVTMGGEHCGGCRRSNNTERPHAFQVILTERPPLVLSANNEQEMAEWMQLLCQSVSKGVIPQGVAPTPCIPCCLVVTDKRLLTCHQDCQTSFFRSLGSVDICDVTTVSLESDKEYCVIEFAADRTQFLPPWVLYFSGCEERDRLLNALNKTWKDIFQVDLPHHELLDPLVQKRCGEALELMKSAWQRADSLARGRAQREPWC, encoded by the exons ATGGATCAACTCAAAGTGAAGGACCGCATATTGGAAAACATCTCGATGTCTGTCAAGAAG TTACAGAGTTACTTTGCAGCCTGTGAGGATGAAACTCCGGCTATCCGCAATCACGACCGGGTCCTCCAGCGTCTTTGTGAACACCTTGACCATGCTCTGCTGTATGG gCTGCAGGACATATCGTCAGGCTACTGGGTGCTGGTGGTTCACTTCACCAGGAGGGAGGCTGTCCGACAGATAGACGAGCTGCAGCACATAGCCACCAACCTCGGTCGAA GTCGAGCATGGTTGTACCTGGCGTTGAGTGAGAGCTCTTTAGAAAGCTATCTGCGCCTCTTCCAAGAGAATCAAGGATTGTTACAGAAGTATTACTTCAA AAATGCATTGGTCTGCAGTCACGACCACCTTACGCTGTTCCTTACACTGGTGTCCGGCCTGGAGTTCATTCGCTTTGATCTGGAGCTG GATGTGCCCTATCTGGATGTAGCTCCATACATGCCGGAGTACTACAAACCGCACAACCTGCTGGACTTCGAGGAAAGGCTCCCCAGCTCGGACAGCTTGTCTCTGCACTCGTTTACCTCCCTGACCTCCACCAACCTGGAGTGGGACGACAGCGCCATAGCTCCCTCCAGTGAAG AGGGTGACTTGACCGACCAGGCCAGCTGCCCACGGTCGACTGGCTCTGATCCCCAGACGGTCGTCAGTGACACAGTAGTTGTCACCAGCACAGCCGTGGGGAAAACGGTTGCTCGCCTTTCCCCGAACAGCCCCACATCTCGACACAACCCGTTCAATGAGGACTCTGACACGAACACCTCAGCGGACGTCACACCAGTTCATGCAGCCAGCCGTCGGAACACCACCGAAGATGAGACAGAGGTCAATGGCAATGAGCTTGAAGTCATCAG GATGGCTAAACGAAAGAAGCCAGCCAAGAAGCGACGTGGCAGGGGATCTACGgattccagcagcagcatccatGCCTCGCTCTCCTCTGAACATGAGGAGAACCACAGCATGTCGCAAGAAGTTGACTCGATAAACTCCACTGTAGCGCTACTGGACAGTGAAGGAGAGCAGAGCAGGAGCAGAGTGGGGTCTGCGATTGCAGAGGAAGGGGGCGAAGAAGGGGTGGAAGGCTTGCTTCGGCTCCCAGAGATGACAGACACCTCCATGGACACCGTTGGACAACCCCTCCGTGATGTCATGGAGAGGCTCAACGGGTCCTGGGTACCCCCTGAAGAACAGGATCACAATCAAAGCTGTGATCAGAGGTCCCTGACTCCGGTGCAGCAGCCCTTTCGCAACGATTCCGAAGGAAAACCTCCTGACCCAACTCCACAAGAGACGTTTGACTCCTCTCTGGCCGACAGACCAGACTGCCTGCAGACCTCTAGTGTGTCTGCGGACCTACGCTGCATTACCACCGACAGTACAGACTCTGCTGACACAAGTGGTGGCCACAATGACTCTACAGAGCAAAGCCAGTCACAGACTCTTTCAGGTAGCCTTGAAGATGAGGAAGAAGCAGAAGAGCCAGCAGGACGGAAGCTCCAcatgaaggaggaggaagaggaagagaccGTAGAGGGAGATTCAGCAGGCAGAACATCTGTAACCGAGGAAACGGAGCAACAGGAGAAACTCAGTCCTTCTGAGATTTCTCACCCAGCAGAGTTCAA GGTGGACAACAATCACCTGCTTCTTCTCATGATCCATGTTTTCAGAGAGAACGAGGAGCAACTTTTCAGA atGTTGAGAATGAGTACAGGTCACATGGAGGGGGACCTGCAGCCTCTTTatctgctgctgactgactgtTACATCTACTTACTAAGAAAGG GAGCAGCTGAAAAACCCTACACAGTAGAAGATGCTGTTTCCTATAATGAGCTCGACTATCTCTCT GTGGGCCTTGACCAACAGACAATAGCGCTGGTTTGCACCAACAGAAGAAGGAAGTTCCTGTTGGATACAGCTGATGGCTCGCTGACTGT CTGGTTCCTGTCTGTGCTGAAGTCCGCCATGGTCCACGGTTGTCGAGAGCCTCCATATCCAGCTGTTCTGACAGATGCCACCATGGAGAAACTGGCCTTGAATAAGTTTGTCTCTCAGGAGTGTCATTGTGAG GTATCTGAAGTGTCTATCCAGCTTTATTCACTGGTTCACTGGGAGGACCCAATGGATATGACCATGTCTCCCCAAGGAGGCACACCCACCTCTGGTGTCCCTTCCAATATCAAAGAAGGTTCTCTGCAGTACAGGGCTGGGATCACGTACCTCGGTAAAGAGATGTGGAAGAGCTGCTACGTCATCCTCGG CAAAGGGATTCTGTACTTGTATGCAGAGAGGACAGATGTGACCCCTCTGATGTCTGTCACCATGGG GGGGGAACACTGTGGAGGGTGCCGTCGCTCCAACAACACAGAGCGTCCCCACGCCTTCCAGGTCATCTTGACAGAGCGCCCCCCACTGGTACTGAGTGCCAACAATGAGCAGGAAATGGCCGAATGGATGCAGCTTCTCTGTCAGTCTGTTTCCAAAGGG GTTATCCCTCAGGGTGTGGCCCCCACCCCATGTATCCCATGTTGCCTGGTGGTGACGGACAAGAGGCTGCTAACTTGTCATCAGGATTGTCAGACGAGCTTTTTCCGTTCGCTGGGCAGTGTCGATATCTGTGATGTGACCACTGTGAGCTTGGAGTCTGACAAGGAATACTGTGTTATT GAGTTTGCAGCAGATCGAACTCAGTTCCTCCCTCCATGGGTGTTATACTTCAGCGGCTGTGAAGAGAGGGATCGGCTTCTAAATGCATTAAACAAGACATGGAAGGACATTTTTCAG GTTGACCTCCCCCACCATGAGCTGTTGGACCCGCTGGTGCAGAAGCGCTGCGGTGAGGCCCTGGAGCTGATGAAGAGTGCCTGGCAGAGGGCAGACAGCCTGGCTCGAGGCAGAGCCCAGCGGGAACCCTGGTGCTGA
- the plekhm2 gene encoding pleckstrin homology domain-containing family M member 2 isoform X3 has protein sequence MDQLKVKDRILENISMSVKKLQSYFAACEDETPAIRNHDRVLQRLCEHLDHALLYGLQDISSGYWVLVVHFTRREAVRQIDELQHIATNLGRSRAWLYLALSESSLESYLRLFQENQGLLQKYYFKNALVCSHDHLTLFLTLVSGLEFIRFDLELDVPYLDVAPYMPEYYKPHNLLDFEERLPSSDSLSLHSFTSLTSTNLEWDDSAIAPSSEEYLHWEGDLTDQASCPRSTGSDPQTVVSDTVVVTSTAVGKTVARLSPNSPTSRHNPFNEDSDTNTSADVTPVHAASRRNTTEDETEVNGNELEVIRMAKRKKPAKKRRGRGSTDSSSSIHASLSSEHEENHSMSQEVDSINSTVALLDSEGEQSRSRVGSAIAEEGGEEGVEGLLRLPEMTDTSMDTVGQPLRDVMERLNGSWVPPEEQDHNQSCDQRSLTPVQQPFRNDSEGKPPDPTPQETFDSSLADRPDCLQTSSVSADLRCITTDSTDSADTSGGHNDSTEQSQSQTLSGSLEDEEEAEEPAGRKLHMKEEEEEETVEGDSAGRTSVTEETEQQEKLSPSEISHPAEFKVDNNHLLLLMIHVFRENEEQLFRMLRMSTGHMEGDLQPLYLLLTDCYIYLLRKGAAEKPYTVEDAVSYNELDYLSVGLDQQTIALVCTNRRRKFLLDTADGSLTVWFLSVLKSAMVHGCREPPYPAVLTDATMEKLALNKFVSQECHCEVSEVSIQLYSLVHWEDPMDMTMSPQGGTPTSGVPSNIKEGSLQYRAGITYLGKEMWKSCYVILGKGILYLYAERTDVTPLMSVTMGGEHCGGCRRSNNTERPHAFQVILTERPPLVLSANNEQEMAEWMQLLCQSVSKGVIPQGVAPTPCIPCCLVVTDKRLLTCHQDCQTSFFRSLGSVDICDVTTVSLESDKEYCVIEFAADRTQFLPPWVLYFSGCEERDRLLNALNKTWKDIFQVDLPHHELLDPLVQKRCGEALELMKSAWQRADSLARGRAQREPWC, from the exons ATGGATCAACTCAAAGTGAAGGACCGCATATTGGAAAACATCTCGATGTCTGTCAAGAAG TTACAGAGTTACTTTGCAGCCTGTGAGGATGAAACTCCGGCTATCCGCAATCACGACCGGGTCCTCCAGCGTCTTTGTGAACACCTTGACCATGCTCTGCTGTATGG gCTGCAGGACATATCGTCAGGCTACTGGGTGCTGGTGGTTCACTTCACCAGGAGGGAGGCTGTCCGACAGATAGACGAGCTGCAGCACATAGCCACCAACCTCGGTCGAA GTCGAGCATGGTTGTACCTGGCGTTGAGTGAGAGCTCTTTAGAAAGCTATCTGCGCCTCTTCCAAGAGAATCAAGGATTGTTACAGAAGTATTACTTCAA AAATGCATTGGTCTGCAGTCACGACCACCTTACGCTGTTCCTTACACTGGTGTCCGGCCTGGAGTTCATTCGCTTTGATCTGGAGCTG GATGTGCCCTATCTGGATGTAGCTCCATACATGCCGGAGTACTACAAACCGCACAACCTGCTGGACTTCGAGGAAAGGCTCCCCAGCTCGGACAGCTTGTCTCTGCACTCGTTTACCTCCCTGACCTCCACCAACCTGGAGTGGGACGACAGCGCCATAGCTCCCTCCAGTGAAG AATACCTTCACTGGG AGGGTGACTTGACCGACCAGGCCAGCTGCCCACGGTCGACTGGCTCTGATCCCCAGACGGTCGTCAGTGACACAGTAGTTGTCACCAGCACAGCCGTGGGGAAAACGGTTGCTCGCCTTTCCCCGAACAGCCCCACATCTCGACACAACCCGTTCAATGAGGACTCTGACACGAACACCTCAGCGGACGTCACACCAGTTCATGCAGCCAGCCGTCGGAACACCACCGAAGATGAGACAGAGGTCAATGGCAATGAGCTTGAAGTCATCAG GATGGCTAAACGAAAGAAGCCAGCCAAGAAGCGACGTGGCAGGGGATCTACGgattccagcagcagcatccatGCCTCGCTCTCCTCTGAACATGAGGAGAACCACAGCATGTCGCAAGAAGTTGACTCGATAAACTCCACTGTAGCGCTACTGGACAGTGAAGGAGAGCAGAGCAGGAGCAGAGTGGGGTCTGCGATTGCAGAGGAAGGGGGCGAAGAAGGGGTGGAAGGCTTGCTTCGGCTCCCAGAGATGACAGACACCTCCATGGACACCGTTGGACAACCCCTCCGTGATGTCATGGAGAGGCTCAACGGGTCCTGGGTACCCCCTGAAGAACAGGATCACAATCAAAGCTGTGATCAGAGGTCCCTGACTCCGGTGCAGCAGCCCTTTCGCAACGATTCCGAAGGAAAACCTCCTGACCCAACTCCACAAGAGACGTTTGACTCCTCTCTGGCCGACAGACCAGACTGCCTGCAGACCTCTAGTGTGTCTGCGGACCTACGCTGCATTACCACCGACAGTACAGACTCTGCTGACACAAGTGGTGGCCACAATGACTCTACAGAGCAAAGCCAGTCACAGACTCTTTCAGGTAGCCTTGAAGATGAGGAAGAAGCAGAAGAGCCAGCAGGACGGAAGCTCCAcatgaaggaggaggaagaggaagagaccGTAGAGGGAGATTCAGCAGGCAGAACATCTGTAACCGAGGAAACGGAGCAACAGGAGAAACTCAGTCCTTCTGAGATTTCTCACCCAGCAGAGTTCAA GGTGGACAACAATCACCTGCTTCTTCTCATGATCCATGTTTTCAGAGAGAACGAGGAGCAACTTTTCAGA atGTTGAGAATGAGTACAGGTCACATGGAGGGGGACCTGCAGCCTCTTTatctgctgctgactgactgtTACATCTACTTACTAAGAAAGG GAGCAGCTGAAAAACCCTACACAGTAGAAGATGCTGTTTCCTATAATGAGCTCGACTATCTCTCT GTGGGCCTTGACCAACAGACAATAGCGCTGGTTTGCACCAACAGAAGAAGGAAGTTCCTGTTGGATACAGCTGATGGCTCGCTGACTGT CTGGTTCCTGTCTGTGCTGAAGTCCGCCATGGTCCACGGTTGTCGAGAGCCTCCATATCCAGCTGTTCTGACAGATGCCACCATGGAGAAACTGGCCTTGAATAAGTTTGTCTCTCAGGAGTGTCATTGTGAG GTATCTGAAGTGTCTATCCAGCTTTATTCACTGGTTCACTGGGAGGACCCAATGGATATGACCATGTCTCCCCAAGGAGGCACACCCACCTCTGGTGTCCCTTCCAATATCAAAGAAGGTTCTCTGCAGTACAGGGCTGGGATCACGTACCTCGGTAAAGAGATGTGGAAGAGCTGCTACGTCATCCTCGG CAAAGGGATTCTGTACTTGTATGCAGAGAGGACAGATGTGACCCCTCTGATGTCTGTCACCATGGG GGGGGAACACTGTGGAGGGTGCCGTCGCTCCAACAACACAGAGCGTCCCCACGCCTTCCAGGTCATCTTGACAGAGCGCCCCCCACTGGTACTGAGTGCCAACAATGAGCAGGAAATGGCCGAATGGATGCAGCTTCTCTGTCAGTCTGTTTCCAAAGGG GTTATCCCTCAGGGTGTGGCCCCCACCCCATGTATCCCATGTTGCCTGGTGGTGACGGACAAGAGGCTGCTAACTTGTCATCAGGATTGTCAGACGAGCTTTTTCCGTTCGCTGGGCAGTGTCGATATCTGTGATGTGACCACTGTGAGCTTGGAGTCTGACAAGGAATACTGTGTTATT GAGTTTGCAGCAGATCGAACTCAGTTCCTCCCTCCATGGGTGTTATACTTCAGCGGCTGTGAAGAGAGGGATCGGCTTCTAAATGCATTAAACAAGACATGGAAGGACATTTTTCAG GTTGACCTCCCCCACCATGAGCTGTTGGACCCGCTGGTGCAGAAGCGCTGCGGTGAGGCCCTGGAGCTGATGAAGAGTGCCTGGCAGAGGGCAGACAGCCTGGCTCGAGGCAGAGCCCAGCGGGAACCCTGGTGCTGA
- the plekhm2 gene encoding pleckstrin homology domain-containing family M member 2 isoform X2, translated as MDQLKVKDRILENISMSVKKLQSYFAACEDETPAIRNHDRVLQRLCEHLDHALLYGLQDISSGYWVLVVHFTRREAVRQIDELQHIATNLGRSRAWLYLALSESSLESYLRLFQENQGLLQKYYFKNALVCSHDHLTLFLTLVSGLEFIRFDLELDVPYLDVAPYMPEYYKPHNLLDFEERLPSSDSLSLHSFTSLTSTNLEWDDSAIAPSSEDYDFGDMFPVLQSLPSANWEEGDLTDQASCPRSTGSDPQTVVSDTVVVTSTAVGKTVARLSPNSPTSRHNPFNEDSDTNTSADVTPVHAASRRNTTEDETEVNGNELEVIRMAKRKKPAKKRRGRGSTDSSSSIHASLSSEHEENHSMSQEVDSINSTVALLDSEGEQSRSRVGSAIAEEGGEEGVEGLLRLPEMTDTSMDTVGQPLRDVMERLNGSWVPPEEQDHNQSCDQRSLTPVQQPFRNDSEGKPPDPTPQETFDSSLADRPDCLQTSSVSADLRCITTDSTDSADTSGGHNDSTEQSQSQTLSGSLEDEEEAEEPAGRKLHMKEEEEEETVEGDSAGRTSVTEETEQQEKLSPSEISHPAEFKVDNNHLLLLMIHVFRENEEQLFRMLRMSTGHMEGDLQPLYLLLTDCYIYLLRKAEKPYTVEDAVSYNELDYLSVGLDQQTIALVCTNRRRKFLLDTADGSLTVWFLSVLKSAMVHGCREPPYPAVLTDATMEKLALNKFVSQECHCEVSEVSIQLYSLVHWEDPMDMTMSPQGGTPTSGVPSNIKEGSLQYRAGITYLGKEMWKSCYVILGKGILYLYAERTDVTPLMSVTMGGEHCGGCRRSNNTERPHAFQVILTERPPLVLSANNEQEMAEWMQLLCQSVSKGVIPQGVAPTPCIPCCLVVTDKRLLTCHQDCQTSFFRSLGSVDICDVTTVSLESDKEYCVIEFAADRTQFLPPWVLYFSGCEERDRLLNALNKTWKDIFQVDLPHHELLDPLVQKRCGEALELMKSAWQRADSLARGRAQREPWC; from the exons ATGGATCAACTCAAAGTGAAGGACCGCATATTGGAAAACATCTCGATGTCTGTCAAGAAG TTACAGAGTTACTTTGCAGCCTGTGAGGATGAAACTCCGGCTATCCGCAATCACGACCGGGTCCTCCAGCGTCTTTGTGAACACCTTGACCATGCTCTGCTGTATGG gCTGCAGGACATATCGTCAGGCTACTGGGTGCTGGTGGTTCACTTCACCAGGAGGGAGGCTGTCCGACAGATAGACGAGCTGCAGCACATAGCCACCAACCTCGGTCGAA GTCGAGCATGGTTGTACCTGGCGTTGAGTGAGAGCTCTTTAGAAAGCTATCTGCGCCTCTTCCAAGAGAATCAAGGATTGTTACAGAAGTATTACTTCAA AAATGCATTGGTCTGCAGTCACGACCACCTTACGCTGTTCCTTACACTGGTGTCCGGCCTGGAGTTCATTCGCTTTGATCTGGAGCTG GATGTGCCCTATCTGGATGTAGCTCCATACATGCCGGAGTACTACAAACCGCACAACCTGCTGGACTTCGAGGAAAGGCTCCCCAGCTCGGACAGCTTGTCTCTGCACTCGTTTACCTCCCTGACCTCCACCAACCTGGAGTGGGACGACAGCGCCATAGCTCCCTCCAGTGAAG attatgATTTTGGTGACATGTTTCCCGTGTTGCAGTCATTGCCAAGCGCAAACTGGGAAG AGGGTGACTTGACCGACCAGGCCAGCTGCCCACGGTCGACTGGCTCTGATCCCCAGACGGTCGTCAGTGACACAGTAGTTGTCACCAGCACAGCCGTGGGGAAAACGGTTGCTCGCCTTTCCCCGAACAGCCCCACATCTCGACACAACCCGTTCAATGAGGACTCTGACACGAACACCTCAGCGGACGTCACACCAGTTCATGCAGCCAGCCGTCGGAACACCACCGAAGATGAGACAGAGGTCAATGGCAATGAGCTTGAAGTCATCAG GATGGCTAAACGAAAGAAGCCAGCCAAGAAGCGACGTGGCAGGGGATCTACGgattccagcagcagcatccatGCCTCGCTCTCCTCTGAACATGAGGAGAACCACAGCATGTCGCAAGAAGTTGACTCGATAAACTCCACTGTAGCGCTACTGGACAGTGAAGGAGAGCAGAGCAGGAGCAGAGTGGGGTCTGCGATTGCAGAGGAAGGGGGCGAAGAAGGGGTGGAAGGCTTGCTTCGGCTCCCAGAGATGACAGACACCTCCATGGACACCGTTGGACAACCCCTCCGTGATGTCATGGAGAGGCTCAACGGGTCCTGGGTACCCCCTGAAGAACAGGATCACAATCAAAGCTGTGATCAGAGGTCCCTGACTCCGGTGCAGCAGCCCTTTCGCAACGATTCCGAAGGAAAACCTCCTGACCCAACTCCACAAGAGACGTTTGACTCCTCTCTGGCCGACAGACCAGACTGCCTGCAGACCTCTAGTGTGTCTGCGGACCTACGCTGCATTACCACCGACAGTACAGACTCTGCTGACACAAGTGGTGGCCACAATGACTCTACAGAGCAAAGCCAGTCACAGACTCTTTCAGGTAGCCTTGAAGATGAGGAAGAAGCAGAAGAGCCAGCAGGACGGAAGCTCCAcatgaaggaggaggaagaggaagagaccGTAGAGGGAGATTCAGCAGGCAGAACATCTGTAACCGAGGAAACGGAGCAACAGGAGAAACTCAGTCCTTCTGAGATTTCTCACCCAGCAGAGTTCAA GGTGGACAACAATCACCTGCTTCTTCTCATGATCCATGTTTTCAGAGAGAACGAGGAGCAACTTTTCAGA atGTTGAGAATGAGTACAGGTCACATGGAGGGGGACCTGCAGCCTCTTTatctgctgctgactgactgtTACATCTACTTACTAAGAAAGG CTGAAAAACCCTACACAGTAGAAGATGCTGTTTCCTATAATGAGCTCGACTATCTCTCT GTGGGCCTTGACCAACAGACAATAGCGCTGGTTTGCACCAACAGAAGAAGGAAGTTCCTGTTGGATACAGCTGATGGCTCGCTGACTGT CTGGTTCCTGTCTGTGCTGAAGTCCGCCATGGTCCACGGTTGTCGAGAGCCTCCATATCCAGCTGTTCTGACAGATGCCACCATGGAGAAACTGGCCTTGAATAAGTTTGTCTCTCAGGAGTGTCATTGTGAG GTATCTGAAGTGTCTATCCAGCTTTATTCACTGGTTCACTGGGAGGACCCAATGGATATGACCATGTCTCCCCAAGGAGGCACACCCACCTCTGGTGTCCCTTCCAATATCAAAGAAGGTTCTCTGCAGTACAGGGCTGGGATCACGTACCTCGGTAAAGAGATGTGGAAGAGCTGCTACGTCATCCTCGG CAAAGGGATTCTGTACTTGTATGCAGAGAGGACAGATGTGACCCCTCTGATGTCTGTCACCATGGG GGGGGAACACTGTGGAGGGTGCCGTCGCTCCAACAACACAGAGCGTCCCCACGCCTTCCAGGTCATCTTGACAGAGCGCCCCCCACTGGTACTGAGTGCCAACAATGAGCAGGAAATGGCCGAATGGATGCAGCTTCTCTGTCAGTCTGTTTCCAAAGGG GTTATCCCTCAGGGTGTGGCCCCCACCCCATGTATCCCATGTTGCCTGGTGGTGACGGACAAGAGGCTGCTAACTTGTCATCAGGATTGTCAGACGAGCTTTTTCCGTTCGCTGGGCAGTGTCGATATCTGTGATGTGACCACTGTGAGCTTGGAGTCTGACAAGGAATACTGTGTTATT GAGTTTGCAGCAGATCGAACTCAGTTCCTCCCTCCATGGGTGTTATACTTCAGCGGCTGTGAAGAGAGGGATCGGCTTCTAAATGCATTAAACAAGACATGGAAGGACATTTTTCAG GTTGACCTCCCCCACCATGAGCTGTTGGACCCGCTGGTGCAGAAGCGCTGCGGTGAGGCCCTGGAGCTGATGAAGAGTGCCTGGCAGAGGGCAGACAGCCTGGCTCGAGGCAGAGCCCAGCGGGAACCCTGGTGCTGA